A window of Rhinatrema bivittatum chromosome 2, aRhiBiv1.1, whole genome shotgun sequence contains these coding sequences:
- the LOC115085930 gene encoding gastrula zinc finger protein XlCGF57.1-like gives MKENYEALISLETGSLTIIPDIISDIERGEEPYIKDKPGPEERETGRSSCSEIDDPKNINTERDRWELSESLEGNYMLSKREREDVSSYFDWGKNQCSSEKRQINSSGDSALCKPSASNIAHTGEEERNQTTAEAYLCDVCGIFLRDPVTLKSHQSFHSEERPSTCTDCGKTFSQKGELLEQEKSRIDEKLFICSDCGVKRLLEVTEYGKNFIVTENLTNYQKGCPEENQFSCNKSDFQRAFTEHQNIYPDGKPFSCTKCNKCFSKKEALVRHQKIHTGVKEFTCMECGKSFWEKGYLTKHQKIHTGVKPFTCGECGKSFLQKSTLIIHQGIHTEVKTFTCKECGKSFEKNSYLVTHQRIHTGVKPFTCSECGKSFSQQWYLASHQKIHKEVKVFTCINCGKSFNRSSHLRKHQRIHTQEPFNCTECGKNFRCKSNLTNHQTVHKEMKAFTCTVCGNGFRYKSNLTNHQKIHTVEIAVIDASEKGRKEIQPQTQTGVLVCASNTQEKSTETRQQNKECLYDIFGQLMSNGS, from the coding sequence aAATTGATGATCCAAAAAACATCAATACAGAGAGAGATCGCTGGGAGCTCAGTGAAAGTCTGGAAGGGAATTACATGTtatcaaaaagagagagagaggatgtgtcTTCATATTTTGACTGGGGAAAGAATCAGTGCAGCTCAGAAAAGAGGCAAATAAATTCATCTGGAGACTCTGCTCTGTGTAAGCCAAGTGCCAGTAATATCGCGCACacaggggaagaagagagaaaccAGACAACAGCAGAAGCATATCTATGCGATGTATGCGGGATATTCCTAAGGGatcctgtaactctgaaatcacATCAGAGCTTTCATAGTGAGGAGAGACCATCTACATGTACAGACTGTGGGAAAACCTTCAGTCAGAAGGGAGAACTGCTGGAGCAAGAGAAATCCCGCATAGATGAGAAACTGTTCATATGTTCTGACTGTGGGGTAAAGAGACTGTTAGAAGTAACAGAATATGGAAAAAACTTTATTGTTACTGAAAATCTTACAAACTACCAGAAAGGCTGCCCAGAAGAAAACCAATTTTCATGTAATAAAAGTGACTTTCAGAGAGCTTTTACAGAACACCAAAACATATACCCTGATGGGAAACCTTTCTCATGCACTAAATGTAATAAATGCTTCAGTAAAAAGGAAGCCCTCGTGCGACACCAGAAAATTCACACAGGAGtgaaagaatttacatgcatggagtgtggtaaaagcttctggGAGAAGGGCTACCTCACTAAACATCAGAAAATTCAcacaggagtgaaaccatttacatgtggtGAGTGTGGTAAGAGCTTCTTGCAGAAGAGCACCCTTATAATCCACCAGGGAATTCACACAGAAGTGAAAACATTTACATGTAAAgagtgtgggaaaagctttgAGAAGAACAGTTACCTTGTaacccatcagagaatccacacaggggtgaaaccatttacatgctccgaatgtggtaaaagcttcagtcagcAATGGTATCTTGCAagccaccagaaaatccacaaagAAGTGAAAGTATTTACTTGTATAAATTGTGGCAAAAGCTTCAACAGGAGCAGTCATCTTAGAaagcaccagagaatccacacacaGGAACCGTTTAATTGTACAGAGTGTGGTAAAAACTTCAGGTGTAAGAGCAACCTCACAAACCACCAGACAGTCCACAAAGAAATGAAAGCATTTACATGTACAGTGTGTGGTAACGGTTTCAGGTATAAGAGCAACCTCACAAACCACCAGAAAATTCACACAGTAGAAATAGCAGTAATTGATGCATctgagaaaggaagaaaagaaattcAACCGCAGACTCAGACAGGAGTTCTAGTGTGTGCAAGCAATACACAGGAAAAGAGCACAGAAACCAGACAACAGAACAAAGAGTGTTTATATGATATATTTGGCCAGCTGATGAGTAATGGGAGTTAG